A portion of the Salinigranum marinum genome contains these proteins:
- a CDS encoding APC family permease, producing MVSGTETQLERTLGFREALTIGVGTMVGAGIFVLPGPAAALAGPAAAVAFVAAGGIAVLTALSASELATAMPASGGPYHFINRGLGPVFGSIAGLGNWLGLAFATAFYAVGFGNYVAPLVIGILPPLGIGPLPLSAAQLGGLVAAVLFIGVNYLSTKGTGDLQNVIVIVLLGILGLFILLGVTQADVATLRPLFPEGPGSVFPATALVFVSYLGFAQVATVAGEIKQPGTNLPRAMVGGVLLVTAVYAVSMVILLGVVERAAIAGSGTAIADGAAVVFGAFGSGVVGVGLLIFGGLLATASSANASVLSASRINYAMGRDGLMDARLSAIHERFDTPHRSILLTGGLILVFIVAGEVNSLARAGSVLHLLVYGLLNVSLIVFRETRAGGYDPDFEVPFYPAVPALGAVLSFALIGFMELPEVLLAAGLVAGGIVWYVLYVRRRVVDTSALAMYRGAVPLEIEVEVEFDFDTPAKRAEEVAEDG from the coding sequence ATGGTGAGCGGGACCGAGACCCAACTCGAACGTACGCTCGGATTCAGGGAGGCCTTGACCATCGGCGTCGGAACCATGGTGGGAGCGGGCATTTTTGTCCTCCCCGGTCCGGCGGCCGCCCTCGCCGGCCCCGCGGCAGCCGTTGCGTTCGTCGCCGCGGGTGGGATCGCTGTTCTGACCGCGCTCTCGGCGAGCGAACTCGCCACTGCGATGCCGGCCTCCGGTGGACCGTATCATTTCATCAATCGGGGGTTGGGCCCTGTCTTCGGGAGTATCGCCGGGCTGGGCAACTGGCTCGGGCTGGCGTTCGCGACGGCGTTCTACGCGGTTGGATTCGGCAATTATGTCGCGCCGCTGGTGATAGGGATACTCCCACCCCTCGGCATCGGGCCCCTGCCGCTCTCCGCGGCCCAACTCGGCGGACTCGTCGCTGCAGTCCTCTTTATCGGCGTCAACTACCTCAGTACGAAGGGAACCGGCGACTTACAGAACGTCATCGTCATCGTGTTACTCGGCATCCTCGGCCTGTTCATCCTCCTCGGGGTGACCCAGGCTGACGTCGCGACGCTCCGCCCCCTGTTTCCCGAGGGCCCCGGATCGGTGTTCCCCGCCACCGCGCTGGTGTTCGTCTCCTACCTCGGGTTCGCCCAGGTGGCGACCGTCGCCGGCGAGATCAAGCAGCCTGGAACGAACCTCCCGCGAGCGATGGTCGGCGGCGTTCTCTTGGTTACGGCCGTCTACGCGGTGTCGATGGTCATCCTGCTCGGCGTCGTCGAACGCGCTGCCATCGCCGGCTCCGGGACGGCAATCGCGGACGGTGCGGCCGTCGTCTTCGGCGCGTTCGGGAGCGGCGTCGTCGGCGTCGGGCTGCTCATCTTCGGCGGGCTGTTGGCAACCGCCTCGTCGGCGAACGCGTCGGTGTTGTCGGCTTCCCGTATCAACTACGCAATGGGCCGGGACGGCCTGATGGACGCCCGGCTCTCGGCCATCCACGAGCGGTTCGACACGCCACACCGCTCTATCCTGCTGACCGGCGGGCTCATTCTCGTGTTCATCGTCGCGGGGGAGGTCAACAGCCTCGCCCGAGCGGGGAGTGTCCTGCACCTGCTGGTCTACGGCCTGTTGAACGTCTCGCTCATCGTCTTCCGGGAGACCCGTGCCGGCGGCTACGATCCGGACTTCGAAGTCCCATTCTATCCGGCGGTGCCGGCACTGGGTGCCGTTCTCTCGTTCGCGCTCATCGGATTCATGGAACTGCCGGAAGTACTGCTGGCCGCCGGACTCGTCGCCGGGGGCATCGTCTGGTACGTACTATATGTCCGCCGC